A region from the Manihot esculenta cultivar AM560-2 chromosome 13, M.esculenta_v8, whole genome shotgun sequence genome encodes:
- the LOC110630034 gene encoding formimidoyltransferase-cyclodeaminase isoform X2 has protein sequence MESHSQSQSNSIQDIFESSLNLEDTHYKEGYDEGYSHGLLAGKEEARQVGLKTGFEVGEELGFYRGCVDVWNSAIRIDPTAFSTRVQKSIKQMEELIEKYPRLDPEDESVEEIMDSLRLKFRVIRAGLGVKLEYDGREDMLKWTLACCKVYISESRNKAALESIEHAAKLFPQAPIVNKFEDATYNRVGYTLVSSLTPKPSLDSCPLKSAVLAMVKSAFEAIDLEAHCGSHPRLGVVDHICFHPLEHASLNQAAGIAKSLAADVGSSLQVPTFLYGAANEQGRTLDSIRRELGYFKPNYGHQWTGGPKSELLPMKPDEGPAQVTRAKGVVVIGATQWVDNYNVPVLSTDIAAVRKIAKKVSGRGGGLSSVQTMALAHGDDVIEVACNLLEPSKVGGERVQQEVERLAEEEGIAVGKGYFTDFSQEKIIESYLKLSSQL, from the exons ATGGAGTCTCATTCTCAGTCCCAGTCTAACTCCATCCAAGATATATTCGAATCCTCGCTAAATCTTGAGGATACCCATTACAAAGAAGGCTACGATGAAGGCTATAGTCATGGTCTACTTGCAGGAAAAGAGGAAGCTCGACAAGTGGGCCTCAAGACTGGTTTCGAGGTCGGCGAGGAACTCGGCTTCTATCGGGGCTGTGTCGATGTTTGGAACTCTGCGATTCGGATTGACCCGACTGCATTCTCGACCCGGGTTCAGAAATCCATCAAGCAAATGGAAGAGTTGATTGAGAAATACCCGCGGTTGGATCCGGAGGATGAGAGTGTGGAGGAGATTATGGATAGTTTGAGGTTGAAATTTCGGGTTATAAGAGCTGGTCTGGGTGTGAAATTGGAATACGATGG GAGGGAAGACATGTTGAAGTGGACGCTTGCTTGCTGCAAGGTTTACATATCTGAAAGCCGAAATAAGGCTGCATTGGAGTCAATTGAACATGCTGCAAAGCTATTCCCTCAAGCACCCATCGTTAACAAGTTTGAGGATGCAACCTATAATAGGGTTGGATATACTCTTGTCTCAAGTTTGACTCCAAAGCCGTCTTTAGATTCATGTCCATTGAAGAGTGCTGTGCTTGCCATGGTTAAATCTGCTTTTGAAGCTATTGACCTTGAGGCACATTGTGGAAGTCACCCTCGGCTTGGTGTTGTTGACCATATTTGTTTTCATCCTTTAGAACATGCATCTTTAAACCAAGCGGCAGGGATTGCAAAGTCCTTGGCAGCAGATGTTGGCTCTAGTCTTCAAG TCCCTACCTTCCTATATGGAGCTGCCAATGAACAAGGAAGGACACTGGATTCAATCAGAAGAGAACTGGGTTATTTCAAGCCGAATTATGGACACCAATGGACAGGGGGACCAAAATCAGAGTTGTTGCCTATGAAGCCAGATGAAGGTCCAGCGCAAGTCACTCGAGCAAAAGGTGTAGTTGTAATTGGAGCAACCCAATGGGTTGACAACTACAATGTCCCAGTCTTATCTACTGATATTGCCGCTGTTCGTAAAATTGCAAAAAAAGTCAGTGGGAGGGGAGGTGGTCTTAGTTCAGTACAAACCATGGCTCTTGCACATGGTGATGATGTAATTGAGGTTGCTTGCAACTTGTTGGAACCAAGTAAAGTGGGAGGAGAGAGAGTTCAGCAAGAAGTTGAGAGGCTTGCAGAGGAAGAGGGAATAGCTGTGGGGAAGGGATATTTCACTGATTTCTCGCaggaaaaaataattgaaagttACTTGAAGTTGAGTTCCCAATTGTAA
- the LOC110630034 gene encoding formimidoyltransferase-cyclodeaminase isoform X1, whose translation MLKWTLACCKVYISESRNKAALESIEHAAKLFPQAPIVNKFEDATYNRVGYTLVSSLTPKPSLDSCPLKSAVLAMVKSAFEAIDLEAHCGSHPRLGVVDHICFHPLEHASLNQAAGIAKSLAADVGSSLQVPTFLYGAANEQGRTLDSIRRELGYFKPNYGHQWTGGPKSELLPMKPDEGPAQVTRAKGVVVIGATQWVDNYNVPVLSTDIAAVRKIAKKVSGRGGGLSSVQTMALAHGDDVIEVACNLLEPSKVGGERVQQEVERLAEEEGIAVGKGYFTDFSQEKIIESYLKLSSQL comes from the exons ATGTTGAAGTGGACGCTTGCTTGCTGCAAGGTTTACATATCTGAAAGCCGAAATAAGGCTGCATTGGAGTCAATTGAACATGCTGCAAAGCTATTCCCTCAAGCACCCATCGTTAACAAGTTTGAGGATGCAACCTATAATAGGGTTGGATATACTCTTGTCTCAAGTTTGACTCCAAAGCCGTCTTTAGATTCATGTCCATTGAAGAGTGCTGTGCTTGCCATGGTTAAATCTGCTTTTGAAGCTATTGACCTTGAGGCACATTGTGGAAGTCACCCTCGGCTTGGTGTTGTTGACCATATTTGTTTTCATCCTTTAGAACATGCATCTTTAAACCAAGCGGCAGGGATTGCAAAGTCCTTGGCAGCAGATGTTGGCTCTAGTCTTCAAG TCCCTACCTTCCTATATGGAGCTGCCAATGAACAAGGAAGGACACTGGATTCAATCAGAAGAGAACTGGGTTATTTCAAGCCGAATTATGGACACCAATGGACAGGGGGACCAAAATCAGAGTTGTTGCCTATGAAGCCAGATGAAGGTCCAGCGCAAGTCACTCGAGCAAAAGGTGTAGTTGTAATTGGAGCAACCCAATGGGTTGACAACTACAATGTCCCAGTCTTATCTACTGATATTGCCGCTGTTCGTAAAATTGCAAAAAAAGTCAGTGGGAGGGGAGGTGGTCTTAGTTCAGTACAAACCATGGCTCTTGCACATGGTGATGATGTAATTGAGGTTGCTTGCAACTTGTTGGAACCAAGTAAAGTGGGAGGAGAGAGAGTTCAGCAAGAAGTTGAGAGGCTTGCAGAGGAAGAGGGAATAGCTGTGGGGAAGGGATATTTCACTGATTTCTCGCaggaaaaaataattgaaagttACTTGAAGTTGAGTTCCCAATTGTAA
- the LOC110629341 gene encoding GRIP and coiled-coil domain-containing protein 2 — protein sequence MAMGGSHKGNTGGNRGKPYGLMLLLAFGAALLGVMVIHKLRERRIFNLLVKEKDRELLSLQLLLQKEREYNKEMKRKTEEMKAKMYSLSAQAMESNRRIVEMQSTIDSLKDEQKIMESALEEKQKEIKLQRETNIDPEKENQQMIALMESLKQKETEIEDLKRRYENPTKILSVSTDDPSNPQTNLNVTPNYSNGENSLTGNRSDDTSTTLVNSENTARLENRIESKAVIVDRREESIEQLTTVENSAEGLRNEGAVDVSHGNSKGNSQDNGVSVAGQENNIANATEGIASLVGKVSQVENTDNDMKLADEEKHKVARDEQLGLKSSQQEEDRDQGTFKGGVKLELTDNTRSSSSRAKGKHAKGKRWRMLARNRKLENNRNYERNEDQSQTTRRFSHHDQGGQLDTQATASNEGRTDSERVMSRNNLLEVIKADDLSNAKLLEPRKFEESENLNVKPVIDDPNDQLEKVHGMWKRPHVTQGGQLLTNESFHKNARDIRSKDKKERLDEVQQYEGQEISGIEESRNNRNMSMQNGAETINAALSHERTGEMVTPEIDRQPGAGTGDFYKESDSDFDEDKREYKEETDESEF from the exons atggCTATGGGAGGATCCCACAAGGGAAACACCGGTGGTAACAGAGGGAAGCCTTACGGGTTGATGTTGCTTTTGGCATTTGGAGCTGCTCTGCTTGGAGTCATGGTTATCCACAAGCTTAGAGAGAGACGTATCTTCAATCTCCTTGTCAAAGAGAAGGACCGTGAGCTCCTTTCTCTTCAGCTTCTCCTAcag AAGGAACGCGAGTACAACAAAGAAATGAAAAGGAAgactgaagagatgaaagcGAAGATGTACTCTCTCTCAGCCCAAGCAATGGAGAGTAACAGAAGAATTGTGGAGATGCAGTCCACAATTGATTCTCTAAAAGACGAACAGAAAATCATGGAGTCTGCACTTGAAGAGAAGCAGAAGGAGATCAAACTGCAGAGAGAGACAAACATAGATCCAGAAAAAGAGAATCAACAAATGATAGCTCTGATGGAAAGTCTGAAGCAAAAGGAAACTGAGATTGAGGATTTGAAGCGCCGTTATGAAAATCCAACTAAGATATTGTCAGTAAGTACAGATGACCCATCAAACCCACAGACAAATTTAAATGTGACCCCAAATTATAGCAATGGTGAGAATTCATTAACAGGCAATAGAAGTGATGACACATCCACCACTCTAGTAAACAGTGAGAATACTGCCAGGCTTGAAAATAGAATTGAAAGCAAGGCCGTCATTGTTGATAGGAGGGAAGAGTCCATAGAACAGCTGACGACGGTGGAAAATTCAGCTGAAGGTCTCAGAAATGAAGGTGCAGTTGATGTTAGTCATGGAAACAGCAAGGGAAATTCTCAAGATAACGGTGTTTCTGTTGCGGGACAGGAAAATAATATTGCAAATGCAACTGAAGGAATTGCCAGCTTAGTTGGGAAAGTTTCACAAGTTGAAAACACTGATAATGACATGAAATTGGCAGATGAGGAAAAGCATAAAGTTGCCAGAGATGAGCAGCTCGGACTCAAGAGTTCTCAACAAGAAGAGGACCGGGATCAAGGGACCTTTAAGGGTGGAGTGAAGTTGGAATTGACAGATAACACCAGAAGTTCCAGCTCTAGGGCGAAGGGCAAACATGCAAAGGGAAAGCGATGGAGAATGCTTGCTAGGAACAGGAAGTTGGAGAACAACAGAAATTATGAAAGAAATGAAGATCAGAGCCAGACAACAAGACGATTTTCTCATCATGATCAGGGAGGACAGCTAGACACACAGGCAACAGCTTCAAATGAGGGAAGAACAGACAGCGAGAGAGTAATGAGCAGAAATAACCTATTGGAAGTGATAAAAGCAGACGATCTTTCTAATGCCAAATTGCTGGAGCCTCGCAAGTTTGAAGAGTCTGAGAACCTGAATGTCAAACCTGTTATAGATGATCCAAATGACCAGCTAGAGAAAGTGCATGGGATGTGGAAAAGGCCCCATGTAACTCAGGGTGGGCAATTGTTGACAAATGAAAGCTTTCACAAGAATGCCCGTGACATCAGAAGCAAAGACAAGAAAGAGAGATTGGATGAAGTCCAACAATATGAAGGCCAAGAAATTAGTGGCATTGAGGAAAGCAGAAACAACAGGAACATGAGCATGCAAAACGGTGCTGAAACAATTAATGCTGCCCTCAGCCATGAAAGGACAGGAGAGATGGTGACTCCAGAAATCGACCGTCAGCCAGGTGCAGGCACTGGAGATTTTTATAAAGAATCGGACTCAGATTTCGACGAAGATAAAAGAGAGTACAAAGAGGAAACAGATGAATCTGAATTCTAG
- the LOC110629342 gene encoding uncharacterized protein LOC110629342 has translation MATLAAAVARQAATLSRLSSPKTSAQAASLIHRRGLAGAADHHGPPKVNCWQDPMNPAKWKEEHFVIVSLSGWGLLFFGGYKFFTKGKGKKEETLLEASH, from the exons ATGGCCACTTTAGCGGCGGCTGTAGCTCGTCAAGCAGCTACTCTTTCTCGTCTTTCCTCTCCCAAAACATCCGCTCAAGCTGCCTCCCTCATCCACCGCCGTGGCCTAGCCGGCGCTGCTG ATCATCATGGCCCTCCAAAAGTAAACTGTTGGCAAGACCCTATGAACCCAGCTAAGTGGAAGGAAGAGCAT TTTGTAATTGTCTCTTTATCTGGCTGGGGTCTACTATTCTTTGGTGGATACAAGTTCTTTACAAAAGGCAAAGGCAAGAAGGAAGAG ACTCTGCTAGAAGCGTCACACTGA
- the LOC110630434 gene encoding putative F-box/FBD/LRR-repeat protein At3g49040 has protein sequence MEKVDRLTELPESIIHHIISFLPLTDATKTTILSSKFRSLWYSFPFICFNESRQTGMHRLHKRSKRIDIFLRYVHDFLRLREPNVALERFTFRVGLDSEFHEKSDHRIDSAIGYALENHVKELDLDVVGDDPHYISYYRLPSAVFSAKSIALLKLKGFLLEPQDLILTSSFMEDLTIERCSGMKTLQLSCDKLMHMNIKSCNGLENIDVAAPNMLSFSFDGELGFSEITFSACKSLKHLSLENTQISDACLMCGVSRLLMLETLKLRQCYSLENLSLHSPQLKTIAVERCLSVKKLEVVAPNLESFVCNTGEYKKCIIKIEACKLLRKIALEKVEITNQWIESTVSDELALLEDVKLFDCNIRGDFKICHEKLKSFQLLYCQVEEAEIDARNLISLVCSVGALQPKRLALHSPQADVKLFLESTDATTNWFLRLRDVLASMGHCRELKLICSSEKLLMVPEDLRESLLSPLYDLKRLKVEIINKPKGQLVDLISSLLWLAPHPNFISILLDSREKILKLQYSVRLIPDENQFCCQTMPIKCWRHYLKELTMENFETSERNSVLKYITKNAMRLEATYDQ, from the exons ATGGAAAAGGTCGACCGTTTAACAGAGTTGCCTGAATCTATCATCCATCACATCATTTCCTTCTTGCCTCTCACTGACGCCACCAAAACCACCATCTTGTCTTCAAAATTTAGGTCGCTATGGTATTCCTTCCCTTTCATCTGCTTCAATGAGAGCCGCCAGACAGGTATGCACAGACTCCACAAAAGGTCTAAGAGAATAGATATTTTCTTGAGGTATGTGCATGATTTTCTCCGTCTTCGTGAACCCAATGTTGCTTTAGAGCGATTTACGTTTCGTGTTGGTTTAGATTCTGAATTTCATGAAAAATCAGACCACCGCATTGATTCGGCTATTGGTTATGCGTTAGAGAATCATGTCAAAGAACTTGATCTTGATGTTGTTGGAGATGATCCTCATTATATATCTTATTATCGTTTGCCGTCGGCTGTGTTTTCTGCCAAATCAATCGCTCTTTTGAAGTTGAAAGGGTTCTTATTAGAGCCCCAGGATTTGATATTGACCAGCAGTTTCATGGAGGATTTGACTATTGAGAGATGCAGCGGGATGAAAACCCTCCAGCTTTCATGCGATAAACTCATGCATATGAATATTAAATCTTGTAATGGGCTTGAGAACATAGATGTGGCTGCTCCAAATATGTTGTCTTTCTCGTTTGATGGGGAATTAGGGTTTTCTGAGATCACTTTTTCTGCATGCAAATCACTCAAGCATTTGTCATTAGAGAATACTCAGATTTCAGATGCATGTCTTATGTGCGGAGTTTCAAGGCTTCTTATGCTTGAGACCTTGAAACTCCGGCAATGTTACTCGCTGGAAAACTTGTCCCTTCACAGCCCTCAACTTAAGACAATAGCGGTAGAAAGGTGTTTGAGCGTAAAAAAGCTTGAGGTCGTTGCCCCTAACCTTGAATCGTTTGTGTGCAACACTGGGGAATACAAGAAATGCATCATCAAAATTGAAGCTTGCAAACTTCTTAGGAAGATAGCATTGGAGAAAGTTGAGATAACAAACCAATGGATTGAAAGTACTGTCTCTGATGAATTGGCTTTGCTCGAAGATGTGAAGTTATTTGACTGCAACATCCGAGGAGATTTTAAGATTTGTCATGAGAAGCTGAAAAGCTTTCAGCTACTCTATTGTCAAGTGGAAGAAGCTGAAATCGACGCAAGAAATCTAATTTCATTAGTGTGTAGTGTTGGAGCATTGCAGCCTAAACGTCTAGCGCTTCATTCCCCACAAGCAGATGTTAAGCTTTTCTTGGAAAGTACAGATGCCACCACTAATTGGTTTTTGAGATTGAGAGATGTTCTTGCATCCATGGGCCATTGCAGAGAACTCAAGCTCATCTGCAGTTCTGAGAAG CTTCTGATGGTTCCTGAAGATTTAAGGGAAAGTTTACTTTCTCCATTGTATGATCTGAAACGTCTGAAAGTGGAAATCATCAATAAGCCAAAAGGGCAACTCGTGGACTTGATAAGTAGTTTGCTTTGGCTTGCTCCTCATCCAAACTTTATATCCATTCTTTTGGATTCCAGAGAAAAAATCCTGAAG TTGCAATATTCTGTGCGATTGATTCCTGATGAAAATCAATTTTGCTGCCAGACAATGCCTATAAAGTGCTGGCGCCATTACTTGAAAGAACTTACAATGGAAAACTTTGAGACTAGTGAAAGGAACAGTGTGCTGAAGTACATAACCAAAAATGCGATGCGATTGGAGGCAACCTACGACCAGTAA
- the LOC110630435 gene encoding uncharacterized protein LOC110630435 has protein sequence MSMPIATLSSPAFKIPSLHRLNYRFRNQTVSFRSSSIKTLPFNPQPTRKRFGLFYSRNLGFCLNASENGQGERKTSVDDDAERLARGESTMPDRFRHLTKEAPDPPVRWPWFVALGFLVYAWRAVLFELGNWKKGALAVVSFVGYLLKLLLAVIFHFIGDPVTSMIGCIETLIYIVRAFYSGIVAYAPIPELTMIIVLASAVLAIAEAAAPDSIVSQPYLLTMSGLVGYAAVRNYISEPFFWTLLLGFYGFSRLVKKRDHVTSALPAAAVLAAIGEPWVRVLVMLSYLALAISHHSRKLSKEKEEVEVVATGQRVPVPLLCAALAIGIRLAAKWAGYRHLTWMIV, from the exons ATGTCGATGCCTATCGCCACGCTCTCTTCTCCCGCCTTCAAAATTCCATCTCTTCATCGCCTCAATTATCGATTTCGTAACCAAACTGTTTCATTTCGCTCTTCGTCGATCAAAACCCTTCCCTTTAATCCCCAACCCACCAGGAAAAGATTTGGCCTTTTCTACTCTAGAAATTTAGGTTTTTGCCTGAATGCTTCAGAGAATGGACAAGGAGAGAGGAAGACCAGCGTTGATGATGATGCTGAAAGGTTGGCTCGTGGGGAGAGTACGATGCCTGATAGGTTCAGGCATTTGACCAAAGAAGCGCCTGATCCTCCTGTTAGATGGCCATGGTTTGTGG CTCTGGGTTTCCTCGTCTATGCATGGAGGGCAGTGTTATTTGAACTAGGCAACTGGAAAAAGGGGGCACTTGCAGTTGTTAGTTTTGTGGGATACCTTCTGAAACTTTTGTTGGCTGTCATCTTCCATTTCATTGGGGATCCAGTCACTTCTATGATCGGATGCATAGagactttaatatatatagttcGGGCTTTCTATTCTGGGATAGTTGCTTATGCTCCTATCCCAGAATTGACTATGATTATTGTTCTTGCATCTGCAGTTCTTGCCATTGCCGAAGCTGCTGCTCCAGACTCTATAGTTAGCCAACCATATCTTCTTACAATGTCTGGCTTGGTTGGCTATGCAGCTGTAAGGAACTACATTTCTGAGCCATTCTTCTGGACACTCCTACTGGGTTTTTATGGTTTCTCTCGATTAGTTAAAAAGAGAGATCATGTTACATCTGCTTTGCCTGCCGCTGCTGTACTGGCTGCCATTGGAGAACCCTGGGTTAGAGTTTTAGTGATGCTTTCCTATCTGGCTCTAGCTATTTCTCACCATTCAAGGAAGCTTtccaaagaaaaggaagaagttgAAGTTGTGGCAACAGGTCAAAGGGTTCCAGTACCACTGTTATGTGCAGCCTTAGCCATTGGAATTCGTCTTGCTGCTAAGTGGGCTGGGTACCGGCACTTGACATGGATGATAGTATAA